A genomic region of Zalophus californianus isolate mZalCal1 chromosome 11, mZalCal1.pri.v2, whole genome shotgun sequence contains the following coding sequences:
- the LOC113915207 gene encoding non-histone chromosomal protein HMG-17-like yields the protein MPKRKAKGDAKGDKDKVKDESQRISPKPEPKPIKTPAKKGENIPKGEKRKADASKDGNNAAKSGDTKTD from the coding sequence ATGCCCAAGAGAAAGGCTAAAGGGGATGCTAAAGGAGATAAAGACAAGGTGAAGGATGAATCACAGAGAATATCTCCAAAGCCAGAGCCCAAGCCTATAAAAACCCCAGCAAAGAAGGGAGAGAACATAcccaaaggggaaaagagaaaagctgatGCTAGTAAGGATGGGAATAACGCTGCAAAAAGTGGAGACACCAAAACAGACTGA